A single region of the Enterobacter cloacae complex sp. R_G8 genome encodes:
- a CDS encoding Ig-like domain-containing protein — translation MTLKPVNIAVVDKDTIVKADVLRSEKVGSAVKIKAIPNAKYILAEGENGVAPENITLKRVGKDLFVMLEGTDEDQPQLIIEDYFDNPGELVGKGEDGQWHEYIATDGDDDHKAAFLLDGESSAQALGAGAIAGLDGLAVAGTAFSPALLALGALAGIGALVGLGAIIRHNRDDGGDKKGTVAPVTTPVLTDVHDDYGTKTGSIPQNGVTDDATPTFSGTGRPGDIVELWENNKKLGEARVGADGKWTWTPETPLAHGDHSIVLIGKGPDGRTSAPSDSFDFTVDLEAPVKPVIGEVEDDVGAKTGPIHNGDATDDKQPVFRGEGATPGDTVRLIVDDEVVGTAIVGEDGKWEVTPEKPLPEGSHTGKVIITDPAGNDSEPSDDFKFIVTPEKPIIGEVEDDVGTVKGPIENGGATDDTQPTFRGENGTPGDTVRLIVDDELVGTAIVGDDGKWAVTPEKPLPEGSHTGKVIITDPEGNASEPSDDFEFIVDLQGPDKPVIGLVEDDQGPSVGPIHNGDTTDDTQPVFSGDKGTPGDTVRLIIDDEVVGTAIVGDDGKWEVTPEKPLPEGEHEAVVVITDPVGNDSDPSDPIGFIVDTTPPVKPTIDSVFDDAGLKTGNLANGDITDDSTPTFTGTAEKNSVVHIIVNGKEVDSVTADPTGNWTWTPSPALTNGHYDVKVVAEDKAGLRSEPSDAFAFDLVAGGIPPAPAITDVIDDVDAHVGTVQQGGITNDDKPTITGTGQDGTTIYLYDGTNPTPVGSAVVTGGTWTIEFDTALAQGEHRFRAVAENAVGNRSPETGEWVIIVDSVKPLAPTDIELWDDFGTPGIIADNGTTDDNTPTYRGKGDANGTAIIDLGNGTTVRVPVDGSGNWSYTPAPALADGDYTWKVAIEDKAGNVGPESAPIHFTVDTSHNGVSISHVEDDEGELKSNLASGSHTDDTTPTVVGRATPGAEVKVYLDGNFVDSVIADPATGVWKYTFNPALTTDKTYQITASENTGTGDSAQTAPFELTLDTRVPVGSFDSVSDDVGLIQDDLANPAVTDDTTPTLHGTGVAGDVVFIYDGDTLIDTVTVGPGNTWNFTLPAQNNGTELALKTVFQSPTGVRSAPSAEWKITIDTDAPTSSAVVDAMTQDSGVSGSDFITNSGQAGSLVSGHLSAPLEAGGKVLVSTDGGNTWLEAMVDGDKWAFVDGQGHSADWTVLTRVVDIAGNYTESSQKVVLDQVAPDAPTDVVRSGNDVTVTLPGSGIVEGDTVLVKSGDVTVTHTLTAADIANGNVTLSMPVGGYTDIPVGAAIVDAAGNSSSYRTSAFTSTNSFEDDTEFADINAGAWVHGMRFSHTPDTGTADYEFDKQVIGTGSTNSLYLYSTSTDTGMAASMFVDFQYGAKTIDFVFNPRFAGPSTVVTFYDVNGNEIGSQPVSAFLPNRNVPVSFTSPDDTPVYRMEIHHEEQPTSTGFGFSIDNLVVSGTAKTVTPGEFLADNQGDIWYGDAADNLYQVADVASLTGAVIQGGEGTDTLKLLGADQHLDLSALTHPVQSVEVFDITGTGNNTLTLSAGDVLENATQNLFHDNDFNQMMVKGDAGDTVNLSDLLPNGMDPGNWTDGGTVNVGGVEYQSYQMDSLNTEILVQMGVTVTLQNH, via the coding sequence ATGACTCTCAAGCCAGTAAATATTGCAGTCGTTGATAAAGATACGATTGTCAAAGCTGACGTTCTGCGCAGTGAAAAGGTTGGCAGTGCTGTCAAAATCAAGGCCATCCCGAATGCAAAATACATCCTTGCTGAAGGGGAAAATGGCGTCGCGCCAGAAAACATTACGCTGAAACGCGTAGGCAAAGACCTGTTCGTCATGCTGGAAGGCACTGATGAGGATCAGCCACAGCTGATCATTGAAGACTATTTCGATAACCCGGGTGAGCTGGTGGGTAAAGGCGAAGACGGTCAGTGGCACGAGTATATCGCCACCGACGGTGACGACGACCACAAAGCCGCGTTCCTGCTGGACGGCGAATCCTCCGCCCAGGCGCTGGGTGCGGGTGCCATTGCGGGTCTCGACGGTCTGGCCGTTGCGGGCACCGCGTTCTCTCCTGCTCTGCTGGCGCTGGGTGCGTTAGCCGGGATTGGTGCGCTGGTCGGTCTGGGCGCCATTATTCGTCATAACCGTGACGATGGCGGCGACAAAAAAGGCACCGTTGCGCCTGTTACTACCCCTGTGCTGACCGACGTGCACGACGACTACGGCACAAAAACTGGCTCGATCCCGCAAAACGGCGTGACCGATGACGCGACACCAACGTTTAGCGGTACAGGCCGACCGGGCGACATTGTTGAACTCTGGGAAAATAACAAAAAGCTGGGTGAAGCTCGCGTGGGTGCTGATGGCAAATGGACCTGGACGCCGGAAACCCCGCTGGCGCACGGCGACCACAGCATTGTGCTGATCGGTAAAGGCCCGGATGGCCGTACCAGCGCGCCGAGCGACTCTTTTGATTTCACCGTCGATCTGGAAGCTCCTGTTAAGCCGGTTATTGGCGAAGTGGAAGACGATGTTGGCGCGAAAACAGGCCCAATCCATAACGGCGATGCGACTGACGATAAACAGCCCGTCTTCCGCGGTGAAGGTGCTACGCCTGGCGATACCGTACGCCTGATCGTTGACGACGAAGTGGTCGGTACCGCGATCGTCGGTGAAGACGGTAAATGGGAAGTCACGCCTGAGAAACCGCTGCCGGAAGGCAGCCACACCGGGAAGGTGATCATCACCGATCCGGCCGGAAACGACAGCGAACCGTCTGATGACTTCAAATTTATCGTTACGCCAGAAAAACCGATCATCGGCGAAGTAGAAGATGATGTCGGTACCGTTAAGGGACCTATCGAGAATGGCGGCGCGACTGATGATACGCAGCCGACGTTCCGCGGTGAAAACGGCACGCCTGGCGATACCGTCAGACTGATCGTGGACGATGAACTGGTGGGGACGGCGATCGTCGGTGACGACGGCAAGTGGGCAGTGACCCCTGAGAAACCGTTGCCGGAAGGTAGCCACACCGGGAAAGTGATCATTACCGATCCGGAAGGCAACGCCAGCGAACCGTCTGATGATTTCGAATTTATCGTGGATCTGCAGGGCCCTGACAAGCCGGTCATTGGCCTCGTTGAAGACGACCAGGGACCGTCCGTAGGGCCAATTCACAATGGTGACACCACCGACGACACCCAGCCGGTGTTCAGTGGCGACAAGGGTACACCTGGCGACACCGTGCGTCTGATTATTGACGACGAAGTTGTGGGTACCGCAATTGTCGGTGATGACGGCAAGTGGGAAGTGACCCCTGAGAAACCGCTGCCGGAAGGCGAACATGAAGCGGTCGTGGTGATCACCGATCCGGTGGGTAACGACAGCGATCCGTCCGATCCGATCGGTTTCATCGTAGACACCACGCCGCCGGTAAAACCGACGATCGATAGTGTGTTTGATGATGCGGGTCTGAAAACGGGCAACCTGGCCAACGGTGATATCACCGATGACAGCACCCCGACCTTTACCGGTACCGCTGAGAAAAACAGCGTAGTGCACATCATTGTTAACGGTAAGGAAGTGGATTCCGTTACCGCTGACCCGACAGGCAACTGGACCTGGACGCCATCTCCGGCGCTGACGAACGGGCACTACGATGTGAAAGTGGTTGCCGAAGACAAAGCGGGTCTGCGTTCTGAACCGTCTGACGCGTTCGCGTTTGATCTGGTAGCAGGCGGCATTCCTCCGGCACCGGCAATCACGGACGTAATCGATGATGTCGATGCCCATGTTGGCACCGTACAGCAGGGTGGCATCACCAACGATGACAAACCGACCATCACCGGTACGGGTCAGGACGGGACGACCATTTACCTGTATGACGGCACTAACCCGACACCTGTCGGTAGCGCTGTGGTTACGGGTGGCACCTGGACCATTGAGTTTGATACTGCGCTGGCGCAGGGCGAGCACCGCTTCCGCGCGGTGGCGGAAAACGCCGTGGGCAACCGCAGCCCGGAAACCGGGGAGTGGGTGATTATTGTGGACTCCGTTAAACCGCTGGCACCTACGGACATTGAACTGTGGGACGACTTCGGCACGCCGGGCATTATTGCGGATAACGGTACCACCGACGATAACACCCCAACCTACCGTGGTAAGGGTGACGCGAACGGTACCGCGATCATCGATCTGGGTAATGGCACTACCGTGCGCGTGCCGGTAGATGGCAGCGGTAACTGGAGCTACACCCCGGCACCGGCTCTGGCGGACGGTGACTACACCTGGAAAGTCGCGATTGAAGATAAAGCGGGTAACGTTGGACCAGAGTCTGCGCCGATCCACTTCACCGTGGACACCAGCCACAACGGTGTGTCTATCAGCCACGTGGAAGACGATGAAGGCGAACTGAAGAGCAATCTGGCCAGCGGCAGCCATACCGATGACACGACACCCACCGTTGTGGGCCGCGCGACGCCTGGTGCCGAAGTGAAAGTGTATCTGGACGGCAACTTTGTCGACAGCGTGATCGCTGACCCGGCGACCGGTGTGTGGAAATACACCTTCAACCCGGCGCTGACCACTGACAAGACGTACCAGATCACCGCCAGTGAAAATACCGGTACCGGTGATAGCGCGCAGACGGCGCCATTTGAACTGACGCTGGATACCCGCGTACCGGTTGGCTCATTCGATAGCGTATCGGATGACGTCGGTCTGATACAGGACGACCTGGCGAACCCGGCGGTGACCGACGACACCACGCCAACCCTGCACGGGACCGGCGTCGCGGGTGATGTCGTGTTTATTTATGACGGTGACACGCTGATCGACACCGTGACCGTAGGACCGGGCAACACCTGGAACTTTACACTGCCTGCACAGAACAACGGCACGGAACTGGCCCTGAAGACGGTGTTCCAGAGCCCGACCGGCGTGAGAAGCGCGCCGTCCGCGGAATGGAAAATCACCATTGATACCGACGCGCCAACCAGCAGCGCGGTGGTGGATGCGATGACCCAGGACTCCGGTGTCAGCGGCAGCGACTTCATCACTAACAGTGGTCAGGCAGGTAGCCTGGTCAGCGGTCATCTCTCGGCTCCTCTGGAAGCGGGCGGGAAAGTACTGGTCTCCACTGACGGCGGGAACACCTGGCTTGAAGCGATGGTCGACGGCGACAAATGGGCGTTTGTCGACGGACAGGGACACAGTGCTGACTGGACTGTCCTGACGCGCGTGGTCGATATCGCCGGGAACTACACCGAATCCTCGCAGAAAGTGGTGCTGGATCAGGTGGCACCGGATGCACCGACCGACGTGGTGCGCAGTGGCAACGACGTGACGGTGACGTTGCCGGGCAGCGGGATTGTCGAGGGCGACACCGTGCTGGTGAAAAGCGGCGACGTTACCGTCACCCATACGCTGACGGCCGCTGACATTGCTAACGGTAACGTGACCCTGTCCATGCCTGTGGGCGGCTACACCGATATTCCGGTGGGCGCGGCGATTGTTGACGCGGCGGGTAACAGCTCCAGCTACCGCACCAGCGCGTTCACCAGTACCAATAGCTTCGAAGACGACACGGAGTTTGCGGACATTAACGCGGGGGCGTGGGTGCACGGGATGCGTTTCTCCCACACACCAGATACCGGCACGGCGGATTATGAGTTCGACAAACAGGTCATTGGCACGGGCAGCACCAACAGCCTGTATCTGTACAGCACGTCCACAGATACCGGAATGGCAGCCAGCATGTTTGTTGACTTCCAGTATGGCGCAAAAACGATTGATTTCGTTTTCAACCCGCGCTTTGCCGGCCCCTCGACGGTGGTGACGTTCTACGACGTCAACGGCAATGAGATTGGTTCGCAGCCGGTGAGCGCTTTCCTCCCTAACCGTAACGTCCCGGTGTCGTTTACCAGCCCGGATGATACACCGGTTTACCGGATGGAGATCCATCATGAGGAGCAACCAACTAGCACCGGGTTTGGTTTCAGCATCGATAACCTGGTGGTGAGCGGTACAGCGAAAACCGTCACCCCGGGTGAATTCCTGGCGGATAACCAGGGCGATATCTGGTACGGGGACGCAGCGGACAACCTGTATCAGGTTGCGGACGTAGCCAGCCTGACCGGTGCGGTGATTCAGGGTGGAGAAGGCACCGACACGCTGAAGCTGCTGGGGGCAGATCAGCACCTCGACCTGAGCGCGCTGACCCACCCTGTCCAGTCAGTGGAAGTGTTCGACATTACGGGAACAGGCAATAACACCCTGACGCTGAGTGCGGGGGATGTGCTGGAAAACGCCACGCAGAACCTGTTCCACGACAACGACTTCAACCAAATGATGGTGAAGGGCGACGCGGGTGACACGGTGAATCTGAGCGACCTGCTGCCGAACGGTATGGACCCGGGTAACTGGACCGATGGCGGGACGGTGAATGTTGGGGGAGTGGAGTATCAGTCTTATCAGATGGATAGCCTGAATACCGAGATCCTCGTTCAGATGGGAGTCACGGTCACGCTACAGAACCATTAA